The following are from one region of the Falco biarmicus isolate bFalBia1 chromosome 1, bFalBia1.pri, whole genome shotgun sequence genome:
- the CLDN23 gene encoding claudin-23, with protein MRTPTVMIVGLVLCPCGLLLTLTGTLAPNWRQVSLIPNQPIDLVLEHGIWDMCREQQSSHDRRCGQADELGYFEQVPVRVAQGMMPTSLVLTLVGLLVATLGVRCWQKEPRHPLAGAAGLVLLLSGLLSLVPASWYTHELWALPAPAGSTLVVGYSLVLSYLGSCLEILGGLTLALSFHHCCKEHRTPRLPPSPVLEAGSCSTVGAYHNPRDVLEDERDGQQRSTLPCDSDF; from the coding sequence ATGCGGACACCGACGGTGATGATCGTGGGGCTGGTGCTGTGCCCCTGTGGGCTCCTGCTGACGCTCACGGGCACGCTGGCACCCAACTGGAGGCAGGTGAGCCTCATACCCAACCAGCCCATTGACCTCGTCCTGGAGCACGGCATCTGGGACAtgtgcagagagcagcagagcagccacgACCGCCGCTGCGGGCAGGCTGATGAGTTGGGCTACTTTGAGCAAGTACCCGTGCGGGTGGCCCAAGGGATGATGCCCACCTCACTGGTGCTCACCCTCGTGGGGTTGCTGGTGGCTACCCTGGGGGTTCGCTGCTGGCAGAAGGAACCACGGCACCCGCTGGCTGGGGCGGCAGGGCTTGTGCTGCTCCTCTCGGGGCTGCTGAGCCTCGTGCCTGCCTCCTGGTACACCCACGAGCTGTGGGCGCTGCCCGCACCGGCTGGCAGCACCCTGGTTGTAGGCTACAGCTTGGTGCTGAGCTACTtgggaagctgcctggagaTCCTGGGGGGGCTGACCCTCGCCCTCAGCTTCCATCACTGCTGCAAGGAGCACAGgacccccaggctgccccccagccctgtgctggaggCTGGGTCGTGCTCCACCGTTGGGGCTTACCATAATCCCCGGGATGTGCTGGAGGACGAGCGAGATGGACAGCAGAGGAGCACCCTGCCTTGTGACTCTGACTTCTAG
- the LOC130143732 gene encoding protein crumbs homolog 2-like, with protein sequence MEQELVAMRIYSQFSQEGTNGCAKNNGGCAQLCLPNPTGRLCRCSPGYHLVRGVACTLALPCRAPLQACPDLQGCISREQVCDGRPDCLDGSDEADCPSIEMGTQVPVVAPSGMSHVEEQKPALPTAAPKPRQPGPSLPTTSGPWEYGKPFLEPPSTEEVLGAMPCSSETCNLRGDCAIEAGRVTCHCALGYRGDYCEEAEVQPVAGPIVLGVAVLLLLTAAAVGALAYMRRRDGRRRTSSTASTRVLTLYHRESDPEEEDEEEELPPKSDTFVNEAYDGKEVSSIWWRPW encoded by the exons ATGGAGCAGGAGTTGGTCGCCATGAGGATTTACAGCCAGTTCTCACAGGAAG gCACCAACGGCTGTGCAAAGAACAACGggggctgtgcccagctgtgcctgccCAACCCCACAGGGCGGCTGTGCCGCTGCTCCCCCGGCTACCACCTGGTGCGTGGGGTGGCGTGCACgctggcactgccctgccgAGCCCCGCTCCAGGCCTGCCCTGACCTCCAGGGCTGCATCTCTAGAGAGCAGGTCTGCGATGGGCGCCCCGACTGCCTTGATGGCTCTGATGAGGCTGACT GTCCCTCCATAGAGATGGGAACACAGGTCCCCGTGGTGGCACCATCAGGAATGTCCCATGTGGAAGAACAAAAACCAGCCTTACCCACAGCTGCACCCAAGCCTCGGCAGCCCGGCCCCAGCCTGCCCACCACCTCTGGCCCATGGGAGTATGGAAAGCCCTTCCTGGAACCCCCCAGCActgaggaggtgctgggggcCATGCCGTGCAGCAGCGAAACGTGTAACCTGCGTGGGGACTGCGCCATCGAGGCTGGGCGAGTGACCTGCCACTGTGCCCTGGGCTATCGTGGCGACTACTGCGAGGAGGCAGAGGTGCAGCCCGTGGCAGGACCTATCgtcctgggggtggctgtgctcctgctgctcactgctgctgctgtgggggcCCTGGCCTACATGCGGAGGCGGGACGGGCGGAGGAG gaCCTCAAGCACTGCCTCCACTCGGGTGCTGACCTTGTACCATCGCGAAAGTGACCCtgaggaagaggatgaggaggaagagCTTCCCCCCAAGAGTGATACCTTTGTGAATGAAGCTTACGATGGGAAAGAGGTGAGCAGCATCTGGTGGAGGCCCTGGTAG